A region of the Oceanispirochaeta sp. genome:
GCTGCGGCATAACAGGTTTCAAGGCCATGGTCGGAGAGGCGGCACCCCGCATCGTGAAAGTACTGGTGCCGGATTTCGATGGCCTTGACCAGGGAGGCAGAATCCCGGATGTCCGTTCCCACGGCCTTGGAAAGGGCGATAATGTAGTCTTTCCAGAGGGGTTTTTCGATGGCCATGGCCTTGTCGGGCCGCCAGGTGGGGAGCACTTTGACCTGAAATCCTTCGGCTGCCAGGGATTTATGGTACTCCAGACTGTCGATGGGATCGTCGGTGGTACAGACGATTTTGACATTGCTGTCGACCATCAACTGACGGGCACTCATGCCTTTGTCGATGACCTTCTGAGAGCGGTCCCAGACTTCCTGAGCGGTATCGCCGTTCAGAACGAGGTCATCGATGCCGAAGTAGCGGGCAAGCTCGAGGTGGCACCAGTGGTACATGGGGTTGCGGAGAAGATAGGGCATGGTTTCGGCAAACTTCTGAAATTTCTCCCTGTCCGGAGCATCACCGGTGATGTATTTTTCATCTACACCGTTGGTGCGCATGCACCGCCATTTATAGTGGTCTCCCCCCAGCCAGATCTGGGCGATGTTATCCCATTTTTTGTCTTCTAAAATTTCTTTGGGACTCAGATGACAGTGGTAGTCTATGATGGGCTGGTCCTTGGCGTACTCTTTATAGAGGCGTTTCGCCTCATTGTTTTCCAGTAAAAAATCGTCTTTTATAAATTTCATGATTCTTTTAATCTCCTTATCGAAGCTTGATTACTTGGTCTTTCCCACTGTATTTTACCATACAAAACTATAGAATGACCCCATCCTTGAAAATTGAAATTTCCCGGTATCCCTTTCTTTCGTTCATGGCCTCCTCTCCCGAGGCAATGGCCAGGACCTTATCGGTCAGATCCAGGTTCACTTCATCCAGGGTTTTTCCTTCCACGGCAGTTCCCGCATTAAAATCTATCCAGCTCTTTTTACGGCGGGCCAGGTCTGAGTTTGTCGCGATTTTCACGGTGGGTACAGGGGCTCCCAGAGGGGTTCCCCGTCCTGTCGTAAAGAGGAGAACAGTAGCTCCGGCCGCGGTCATGGCGGTGGTGGAGACGATGTCATTCCCCGGACCATTGAGGAGAATCAGACCCTTGCCTTCCACCCTGCCGCCATAGGGGATCACTTCGCTGATGGTGGCCCTCCCCCCTTTTTGAATACATCCCAGAGACTTGTCTTCCAGGGTTGTGATGCCGCCGTCTTTATTCCCGGGGGAAGGATTCTCATAAACCACCTGATCATGCTTTGTAAAGTAATCCTTGAAGTCGTTGACCAGGCTGACTGTCTTATCGAAGACCTCCCTGTTGAGGCATCGGTTCATCAATATGGTTTCAGCACCGAACATCTCGGGGACCTCGGTCAGTATCGATGTGCCTCCCGCGCCCACAATGCTGTCTGAGAATCGGCCCACCAGAGGGTTGGCCGTGATGCCTGATAGCCCGTCGGAGCCTCCGCATTTGAGACCCACCACCAGCTCGGAAACCGGGGTTTCAACACGTTTGTCCTCTTTGACCACATCCAGCAGTCCGCGGATCAGATCCAGTCCTGTTTCCACTTCGTCTTCAACATCCTGGGTCGAGAGAAATTTCACCCTCTTATCGTCGTAGTCGCCCAGGGCCTCTTTGAAGGAGGGGATGTTGTTGTTCTCACACCCCAGGCCCAGCACCAGAACGGCCCCCGCATTGGGATGGTTCACCAGGTCGGCCAGGATGGTCCGGGTGGTCTGATGGTCATCCCCCAGCTGTGAACAGCCAAAGGGATGGGCAAAGCTGAAGATGCCACCGCATCGTCCCTGGTTCTCCTTCTCTGCCAGACAGCAGAGGATTTCGGCGGTCTTATTCACACAGCCCACGGTGTTGATTATCCAGAGTTCATTACGGGTTCCCGTCCGGCCGTCGGCCCGGGGATAACCCAGAAAGGTCCTACCCCGGAGCGGGCTGTCGATGAGGGCAGGGACCACAGGTTTATAGTCATAACTCAGGGACCCTGAAAGGAGAGTTTTCACATTGTGGGTATGGAGATGTTCTCCCTTTTTGACTTCCTCTACGGCCTTCCCTATGGGATAGCCGTATTTCAGGATTTCATCTCCCGGGCTTAGGTCTTTCAGGGATATTTTATGACCCGCAGGAATCTCTGTCAGGGCCTTCACACCCAGAATATCTGTTCCGGAGGGGATCGATTTCAAGGCGACGACAACATTATCCAGTTCAGAAATTTGAATCCATATTTCAGCCATCGATCATATCCTTCAATACGGCGGGCACACCATCTATCACCATGCGGCAGAGAAAGGTGGATGTCTTTAATCCGAGTCCTTCCCGGGTGTTGAGATCCAGTCCCCAGTAGTCCTCTTTTGCCAGAACGCTGGTCATGATTGTTTCGGCTTCCTCCATGGTTCCACCGGTCAATCCGTCCCAGAGGGATGCAAAGAAATCCAGGATTTCGGGAGAGTCGCTGATGGCGTATTCCCTGCCGTCCACAGCCCGATGAGCTTTCAGGGTTATGTCAGAGCCCTGGCTTCCTTTATAGAAGAGGACCAGGGCAGCCAGAGAAAAGCTCAGGACTTCGGGGAGGCTTTTTTTCCTCTTCACATATTCCAGCAGTGACGGCAGGACCCGGGTTTTAAATTTGGAAACCGAGTTCAGGGAGATGCTTAAGAGAAAGTGTTTGATATAGGGATTGCTGAAGCGTTCCAGGATGGCTTTACCGTACTCATCCAACTCTGCGGCGGGGAGGTCCAGGGTGGGAATGATCTCTTCGAAGATTCCCTTGCGGATATACTGTGAAATGACGTCATCATACATGCAGTCTTGTACAGTTTCCAATCCATACAACCAGGCGGCCAGGACGGTCATGGTATGGGCGCCGTTGAGGATGCGGACCTTCCGGGTCCGGTAGGGAGCCATATTATCGCACCATTTGACATTCAGTCCGGCCTGGATGAGGGGAAACTCCTTCTCGTACTCCCGGGGGCCCTCGATGACCAGAAAGTGAAAGATTTCGCCTGTGTTCAGCACATTATCTCTGTATCCGATCTCCTTCCAGAGATCTTCCACCTCGTACCGGGGATAGCCACTCACAATGCGGTCTACCAGGGTGTTGAAAAAGACATTGGCTTCGGTGATCCAGAGGATAAAGTCCTCATTGTCAGGATACCAGGAAGAAGCCAGTTCCAGGAGGATGGCTTTCAGCATGTCCCCGTTGCGGTCAATCAGCTCACAGGGGAAAAATAGGAAACCCTTGTCCCGGGCTCCCTCAAAAAGGTCATACCTTTTTTTAAGAAGGAGGAGGAGTTTGCCTGGAAAAGACTGAGGAGGCTGATCGGCCTGGCTGTCTTCCTGACGGAGTACTATCCCCGCTTCTGTCGTATTGGAGACGATGATCCTGAGATCGGGATTCTCTGCTTCCTTGAGATAACTCTGAAAGTCCTCATAGGGGTTTACGGCCCGGTCGATGACATCGATGATCTTCTTTTCAACAACGACCTCACCCTTCTGAATACCCCGTAAAAAAAGAGTGTACAGGTAATCCTGCTCCTTCATCATGCCGATCATGCCCTGAGGCAGGGGTTGAACCAGGGCCACTTTTCCATTATAAAGGCCCTGACTATTCATCTCATCCACCATCCAGTCGATGAAGGCACGGAGGAAGTTCCCCTCTCCGAACTGCAGGATGGTAACAGGCCTGTTCTCTGGTATGACACCAGCCTCAAGACCTGTTTCTTTATTCAAACCATTCATAACACTCTGTGCATTCATTAAATTACTCCTTAAATATTCTTTTCAGGGCCCAGTTCCGATGGCTGGTCATAGCCTCATCGGCTTTATCCGGATCTCCTGTTTTTATGGCATTGATAATTTCCTGATGTTCCTGAGGGATTCGGGAAAAGTCCTGATCTCTCTGCTTCAGGTGGGGCTGTTCCATGGTGACGATACGGGGGGTAAGCTGACTGAACAGGGAGACCAGAATATGGTTCCTCGTGGCATTGGCGATGGCCAGATGAAAGAGGTAATCCTCTTCCAGGTAGGCGGAGCTTTTATTTTTGGTGTAGAAACTCTCCAGAAAAATCTGCTGCCTTTCGTCGATCAACTTCAAATCGGCCTCTGTTCTGCGTTTTGCCGCCAGACGGGCGCACTGCACATCCAGAATAAACCGGGCTTCCATCAGGTCGGCCATTTTCTGGTCCCTGGACACAGGGATGGAACTCATCAGTTCTTCGATGGTCTCCTGCCT
Encoded here:
- a CDS encoding glucuronate isomerase, coding for MKFIKDDFLLENNEAKRLYKEYAKDQPIIDYHCHLSPKEILEDKKWDNIAQIWLGGDHYKWRCMRTNGVDEKYITGDAPDREKFQKFAETMPYLLRNPMYHWCHLELARYFGIDDLVLNGDTAQEVWDRSQKVIDKGMSARQLMVDSNVKIVCTTDDPIDSLEYHKSLAAEGFQVKVLPTWRPDKAMAIEKPLWKDYIIALSKAVGTDIRDSASLVKAIEIRHQYFHDAGCRLSDHGLETCYAAA
- a CDS encoding UxaA family hydrolase, producing the protein MAEIWIQISELDNVVVALKSIPSGTDILGVKALTEIPAGHKISLKDLSPGDEILKYGYPIGKAVEEVKKGEHLHTHNVKTLLSGSLSYDYKPVVPALIDSPLRGRTFLGYPRADGRTGTRNELWIINTVGCVNKTAEILCCLAEKENQGRCGGIFSFAHPFGCSQLGDDHQTTRTILADLVNHPNAGAVLVLGLGCENNNIPSFKEALGDYDDKRVKFLSTQDVEDEVETGLDLIRGLLDVVKEDKRVETPVSELVVGLKCGGSDGLSGITANPLVGRFSDSIVGAGGTSILTEVPEMFGAETILMNRCLNREVFDKTVSLVNDFKDYFTKHDQVVYENPSPGNKDGGITTLEDKSLGCIQKGGRATISEVIPYGGRVEGKGLILLNGPGNDIVSTTAMTAAGATVLLFTTGRGTPLGAPVPTVKIATNSDLARRKKSWIDFNAGTAVEGKTLDEVNLDLTDKVLAIASGEEAMNERKGYREISIFKDGVIL
- a CDS encoding tagaturonate reductase — protein: MNAQSVMNGLNKETGLEAGVIPENRPVTILQFGEGNFLRAFIDWMVDEMNSQGLYNGKVALVQPLPQGMIGMMKEQDYLYTLFLRGIQKGEVVVEKKIIDVIDRAVNPYEDFQSYLKEAENPDLRIIVSNTTEAGIVLRQEDSQADQPPQSFPGKLLLLLKKRYDLFEGARDKGFLFFPCELIDRNGDMLKAILLELASSWYPDNEDFILWITEANVFFNTLVDRIVSGYPRYEVEDLWKEIGYRDNVLNTGEIFHFLVIEGPREYEKEFPLIQAGLNVKWCDNMAPYRTRKVRILNGAHTMTVLAAWLYGLETVQDCMYDDVISQYIRKGIFEEIIPTLDLPAAELDEYGKAILERFSNPYIKHFLLSISLNSVSKFKTRVLPSLLEYVKRKKSLPEVLSFSLAALVLFYKGSQGSDITLKAHRAVDGREYAISDSPEILDFFASLWDGLTGGTMEEAETIMTSVLAKEDYWGLDLNTREGLGLKTSTFLCRMVIDGVPAVLKDMIDG
- a CDS encoding FadR/GntR family transcriptional regulator, coding for MNQDSVVDLKYFKEADPELDPEVFILQRIRELVHTKELLPGARLPSERALAETLSTSRGNVRKALQKLEFYGLVEISPQSGTRISSMRQETIEELMSSIPVSRDQKMADLMEARFILDVQCARLAAKRRTEADLKLIDERQQIFLESFYTKNKSSAYLEEDYLFHLAIANATRNHILVSLFSQLTPRIVTMEQPHLKQRDQDFSRIPQEHQEIINAIKTGDPDKADEAMTSHRNWALKRIFKE